The region CCCGCCGCTGAGGGGGGTGGTTACGCGAAGAGGCCGAGCGTGGAGCCCGTGGGGGTCCAGCCGGGGAAGAGCGGCGCCGCGGGCGCGCCGAGGTGACGCGTGGCGACCTCGGTGAAGAGCGTGCGGAAGTCGGTCGTCACCGCGAGGTCGCGCCCCTCGAAGAGCCGCTCGCGCCCGAGCCCGGGCCAGCGGCCGTAGACCTTGCCGCCGCGGACGGGTCCGCCCAGCACGAGCATCGCCGTCGCGTGGCCGTGGTCGGTCCCGCGATTGCCGTTCTCGGCGACGGTCCGCCCGAACTCGGACATGGTGAGCACGACGACGTCGGCCATCCGCTCGCCGAGATCCCGCGCGAACGCCGCGAGCGCTCCGCCGAATTCGCGCAGGCGGAAGGCGAGCTGACCCTGCTCGGCGCCCTGGCCCACGTGGGTGTCCCAGCCCTGCATGTCGGCGAACGCGACCTCGAGGCCGACGTTCGCCTTGACGAGCTGGGCGATCTGCCGCATCGCCTCGCCGAACGCGCCGCTCGGGTACTCGGCGCCGTTCGCCGGCGGGATGCGCGCGGCGTCCGCGCGCTTCAGGAGCCTCACCGCCTCGAAGGTCTCGCGGCCCGTCCCCGAGAGGAGGTCGCTCACGCCCCGGGCGTA is a window of Candidatus Methylomirabilota bacterium DNA encoding:
- a CDS encoding DUF1501 domain-containing protein codes for the protein MDRRTFLKCGACSLVALAGPPRFLVRTAAAAASSGKVLVAVFQRGAVDGLSMVMPHGDPGYAAARSAIALRPPKAGETDRAIDLDGFFALHPALAPLVPLWQNRSLAVVHACGSPDTTRSHFDAQDYMESGTPGLKSTQDGWLARAVKALPATAAPFRAVALGPALPRSLQGEIGAIAMQSIERFDVRAGDPDSARRGFESLYARGVSDLLSGTGRETFEAVRLLKRADAARIPPANGAEYPSGAFGEAMRQIAQLVKANVGLEVAFADMQGWDTHVGQGAEQGQLAFRLREFGGALAAFARDLGERMADVVVLTMSEFGRTVAENGNRGTDHGHATAMLVLGGPVRGGKVYGRWPGLGRERLFEGRDLAVTTDFRTLFTEVATRHLGAPAAPLFPGWTPTGSTLGLFA